The Leptospira andrefontaineae genome has a segment encoding these proteins:
- a CDS encoding HAD family hydrolase — MSVLVVFDIDGTLTDTVTLHRKSFHEVLISFGLPGLSPEVKEYKHHTDSNIFKEIYTSFRDDWTEEISKKFEEELARNIKEKFQNRISEISGARVFLEKLRSEGIPFAYATGSFYGPAFLKLKDCDLPLDAPLATASSFYERESIVQFAIEESNKKYSKQFSKTICFGDGIWDSKTARNLGLDFIGITEDHELLSKWKEQKIQHVFRDYSDYLSVLSAVLSFYPGKRI, encoded by the coding sequence ATGTCGGTCTTGGTTGTATTTGATATAGATGGAACCTTAACCGACACTGTCACCCTACACAGAAAGTCTTTTCATGAAGTTCTGATTTCTTTCGGACTTCCGGGCTTAAGTCCGGAAGTGAAAGAATATAAACATCATACGGATTCGAATATATTCAAAGAGATTTATACTTCTTTCAGAGACGATTGGACCGAAGAGATCTCTAAAAAATTCGAAGAAGAGTTAGCCCGAAATATAAAAGAGAAATTTCAAAACAGAATTTCGGAAATTTCAGGAGCGAGAGTTTTTTTAGAAAAACTAAGATCGGAAGGGATCCCTTTTGCTTATGCAACCGGATCTTTTTACGGACCTGCATTCTTAAAATTAAAAGATTGTGATCTCCCGTTAGATGCTCCTCTTGCAACTGCCTCTTCCTTTTATGAGAGGGAATCCATTGTTCAGTTTGCGATAGAAGAATCTAATAAGAAATATTCTAAACAATTTTCCAAAACAATTTGTTTCGGTGACGGAATATGGGACTCCAAGACTGCTCGAAACTTAGGTCTCGACTTTATAGGTATTACGGAAGATCACGAACTTCTTTCGAAATGGAAGGAGCAGAAAATTCAACATGTATTTCGGGATTATTCGGATTATCTTTCTGTCCTTTCTGCAGTTTTAAGTTTTTATCCCGGAAAACGCATCTAA